GTACATCCAAAACGTCGTTCTGAACGTCCGAGATGAGATTCAGGATGTTCCAAACGTGTTCCTGGATATCCGAAACGTCATCCGGGATGTACGAGATGAGACTCTGAACATCCCGGAACAGCTGCCGGACATGCGCAACCGCCGTGGCGGCAAAGATCAATTCATTTTTTCAGGAGGAAATCTCATGGCCTACAAACGAAGATCATCTCAAGTCATCGCCGAAGCAAAGGAACGCGCCACCAACCTGAAGGCTATTGACCCGAATCTGGATCTGGGCAACGGCCTCACGGTCGCTGCCTTTGAGGACGAGATCAGCGAGGTGCAGACCACTCTGGAGCAGTACAATACCCTGCTTGCCCAAGCCGACGCAGTACTCAATGAGCTGAACGACCGGGAGAAAAAACTCGGCACCAAGTCCGGTCGGATGCTGGCCGGGGTGGGTGTCAAGTACGGCAAAGACAGCAGCGAGTACGAGATGGCGGGCGGTACCCGGACCAGTGAGATTAAGCGGGGGAAGAAGAAGGAGGAGCCGGGGGAGTAGGCGGTCTTATTCGGGGCGGACAGTGATCAATCGAAAAAAGGAGGTGAATATTGAAAAACAGAAAAATATTAAATAAGTAACCGTTAAACAGGCCCCTGACAGCCTTTCGACAAAATGGACATAAGGCAAATAAGCTGACATTACTTAGGGTTACCATGAACATAAGGTTTGCTATTTCCAGAAACCGTTGATCTGCACCCCGGATATTTTTGTTTTTTGGTAGAGTACTTTCAGACAAAAAAAGAAAAACGAAAAAATCAAAGAGTTATAAAATGCTTAAAATGAAGAAAAGCGGGCAGGATGTCGGAGAAAGATTTCAAATGTCCACTTTATGTCCATTTTTTTCTGCCGTAAAATTAAGCAAATAACCTATCAGCTAGAAAAACATGTCAGGGGCCTGTTAAACTAAACCGTAAGGAGGAGAAGATTATGAAAAAAAGATAGCGATTATTTATGGTAGCAACTCTGGCAGAAGTCAATTAGGTGTGGCTCTTTTAAAACAACTACCATTGATTTTATTAGAAAAACTACCATGGTACCCGTAACTAACTAACTGACTTTTCGTGACCGTCGAAGCAAAAGATCCACACCCAAGTCAATTTTAACAAATAATAAAGAGAGGAATACTGATGGAAAAACGTATTGGGCGTAGCAGCAGGAGCCGGACAAAATGTCTGGCTATAACTGGACTAGCGATGGCTACTTCCTGTTTCATTGTGGGACAAAATGCTTTTGCATTAAGTCCACCGGGCGGTGAGTTCACCTTGGATGCGGAGTTTGATACAGGGTCGGCTATCAATGTTGTTCACAGCATTCCAGATCGGTTGCAGTTAGATAACACCACTGAACCGTTTAATTTTATCTGGGTAGCGGTATCATCCAAAGGGACGGTTGTAAAAATTGATACCGAAACCGGAGAAGTACTTGGTGAGTACCGTACCGCTCCGCAGGGGATGGGCTTGAATCCATCAAGAACCACAGTTGATTTAAACGGCAATGTTTGGGTCAGTAATCGGGATGAATACGGGACGGTTCCTGCCGGAGCTGCTGGATCGGGCATTCCTGTTACTGACAGGCAGATGGGGTCTGTGGTGCATTTCGGCCTTGAAGAAAACGGCGGATGCGTTGACCGTAACGGCAATGGGGTGATTGACACCTCGACCGGTCTGGGCGATGTCCGCGATTGGAGCAATGCGGGCAGTGCGGATACATACGGAGGAATATCAACCGCTGAAGACGAATGTATTCTTTATTATGTCAGAGTGAACGGAACCGGCACCCGGCATGTCTCCGTCAATTCGGATAATGATGTATGGGTAGGCGGACGTTCAATTCAGGATTTTGATCTAATCGACAGCGACACCGGAAATATTATCCGCCAAGAGTCTTCTGTCGGGTACGGTGGTTATGGAGGCCTCATTGACGGCAACGGCGTTATCTGGTCAGCCAATCCTCTTTTGCGATGGGATACAGCCCTGCCCCTTTCCGGTCCGAACGGCGTAAACTGGACAGGATACTCGCATGCCAGCTATGGCTTGTGTCTTGATGGCGACGGGAATGTTTGGAACACCGAGTATGGCCCTCAAATCAGAAAATTTGCACCGAATGGAGCCTTGCTTGGCACTTATGGACATGGAAGCGAAAATGCCCAAGGATGTGTAGTTGATAAAAACGGGGATGTCTGGGTTGCGGGTTCATTGAGCGGCAATACTGTCGATCATCTTCTCAACGACGGTACCTATGTCGGCAGTGTGACAGTCGGTTCCGGCCCGACAGGGGTTGCGGTTGATAGTGCCGGAAAGATATGGGCAACCAATTATTCCAGCCGTACTGCCTCAAGGATTGATCCCGATGCTGGGCCGATCGGGGGAGGAGGCGTTCCTGTAGGAGCCGTGGATTTCACTACCGGAGACCTCGGAGGCAATTTGTACAACTACAGCGATATGACGGGAAGCACTCTGACCGGAGCACCGGATAACGGTACCTGGACGGCGGTGCATGATGCCGGAATGGATGATGTCACTTGGAAGAGTGTAAGTTGGACTGCTGACGAACCCGGCGACAGCTCCATTACAGTTACTGTTGCCAGCAGCGAAGACGGTGCTACCTACGGCCCTGAGATAGAAGTGACTAATGGAGGCAATCTTTCAATGGCCGACGGTCGTTATCTTAGGCTGACCGTCAGCTTTATGCGGAGTAGCAAGGACGAGGATTCAGATAGCTTTAATGACAGTCCTGTTCTCTATGATATTTCTGTTGATGCCGTTCCGCCCAATGAGCCACCGGAGGCACAATGCAAAGATGCTGAACTGAGTCTCGGCACCAATGGACAGGTCGTACTGTCTTCTTCTCAGGTTGATAATGGCTCATCCGACCCGGATGGCGATCCGATAACGTTCAGTCTCTCCAGAACAGATTTCAGCTGTTCAGATGTCGGTGTGCAAAATGCCGTTACACTGACCGTTACAGATGACGGAGGGTTATTCGATTCCTGTGTTTCCAACGTGACAGTCGTTGATAATACCGCTCCTGATGTGAAGACAAAAGATATTACGGTTCAGCTCGACAGCAACGGCAATGCTTCAATCACTGCGGATGATATTGACAGCGGTTCCGCTGACAACTGCGGTATCTCCTCAATGACGGTTTCTCCGTCAAGCTTCACCTGCGCGGATGTTGGAGCGAATACGGTCACTCTCACAGTTACCGACAACAACGGCAACGTCGGCACGGCTACGGCAACCGTAACAGTGGCGGATACCCTTGCCCCGACCAATGTGCAGGCAAATGCACAGAGCACCATTACTCCGCCGGACGCACCGATATCCTTTACAGCGACAGCAACAGATAACTGCTCGGCAACAGTCGAGGTAACGGATTACCGCTGTTACGGTCTTACCGGAAACGGCAAACAACACAGCAAAATGCAGTCTTGTGTAGTCAGCGTCTCCGGCGACACAATCACCATCACCGATTCCGGAGGAGTCGGCGACAACATTGTCTGGACAATTGTTGCCACAGATCAATCAGGTAACACAACAAGCGCGGAAGGGCATGTTGAGGTCGAAAATCCAGGCAAATCTAGAAACTGAGGAAAGAAGTAGTAACGGTTCAAAATAAATCATAATGACAAGGCGGGGCCGCAAGGTTCCGCCTTTTTTATCCTGCAACCTCAGCAACACCTCTCTCCCTTTCCCTACCCTCACTCCAACCCAAACCACATCCCATACTTCTTATGCACCTCTTTCCCAAACAGAGTTATGACCAATGGCCGGATGAACAATGGTCAGGCGCAGAGGAGGTCTGGCAAGGAATCGTCGCTTCATCCAACCCTCTCCTGAATCATACCCTGAACCCTGGGTTCCAGGGATTCCAAGGTGGTGAACACCGCTTTAATCAGGTTTTCTTTGCCAGCAAAAATCCCTTCCGGGCCGCCGGAATGAAGATTGGTAAAGGGCGGATTATACAGGGCCTCAGCATCCATGATGCCTCGGGCTGTGAGCTGGTCAATAATCAGCTCGATAAAGCGGATCTGCGGGGCAGTCAGGCTGCGGTCGTTGAGGAATTGGGCAAAGGCGGTCTTGGCTGCTGCTCGATCCAAGCCCACCAGGGAGCGGATAAAATGGGCTAGGGAGGGTGTTTTGTTCCGCTTGAGCAGGTCAGAGAGGAGCATCTTGCCCTCGTCGGCCCCGATCTCGGTGAGGACGTTTTCCAGGCCCTGCAAATCCAGGGCCGTGAGCGGCTCGTTGGCCTTGAGGCGTTGGATGACCAGCTGGTTTGTATGGCAGCGCAAATAGTCCGTGACCTTTTTTTCATACTGGGTCCCGGTCATCCTGGGGATATAGACCGGCTCCTCTTCCCGGACCCCCAGGACCTGGTCCTGAAAATCCGTGTACACCAGATTGCGCTCCTGCTTGTCCAGCAAGGGCACCAGCTCCCGGAAGCGCAGGCGGAGATCCTCCAGCTCGGCCAGGGTCATCCCTTGCCAAAAGCCATCTTCCTGAACCCTAGCAAGATAGGCCAGCTGGGCCGCTACTGCCGGGACAGCCCGTTTCTCTTCCAGCAGCTGGGCTATCTCCATGACCCGCCTACGCTGACGCTCAAGGCTGCCACCCTCGATCAGGGCCAGCTGCATGCGCAGGGCCGTGAGGTCAAAGAGCCGGGACTTGATATTGTCGCTGGCAAGCTCGCTGGGCAGGCCTGCCACCTCCCGTTGCAGGGTCATGCAATCGCTCTCGCTGAGCCGGTCCCAGGCTGTGCGCTCCTGAAACTGCTCCACTGCCTGCCTATGCATGCGAACAATGAAGTTATCCCGGTGCATGGCCTTGACCTCCCGGTGCAGGCCATCTGTCAGGCTCGTTGCCAGCTGAACATCTGGATCGGTTTCAGGGTGGGACTGAATATGACTGAGCAACTGAACCCGTGCCTGAAAAAGGCGAGTACCCAGCGGGGCCGTATCCCCGGCATTGATGCCCTCTGGATTTTCCTGAAAAAAATCAAAATTAAAGCAGAAATCAAGGACCCGGAAGTCCTGCTTATCCTGACCAGGACCAAAGAGATCCGGGCAGGGTCGGGTGCCCCGCCCGATCATCTGCCAGAATTTGATCTTGGAAAAGACCGGTTTAAAAAAGACCAGATTGGCCACCGCAGGCACATCAATGCCGGTGTCCAGCATGTCCACGGAGATGGCGATATGGGGTGCCTTATCCTGTTGCTCAAATTCCTCAATCAGGTTCTGGGCATGCTTGATGGTATTATCAATCACCCGAGCAAAATGGCCAGCATACTTTCGATAATTGGCATTAAAACGTTCCTCAATAAAGGCAGCGTGCTGGTGGTTGCGGGCAAAGATAATGGTCTTGGCCAGCCGGTCCCCGCCTTCCACCCGATGTCCATGCTCCATAAGATACTTGAGCACCTTGTCCACTGTGTCCTGGTTAAAGAGCCAGTTATTGATGGCAGCGGCGTTAACCTTGTCCGGGAAGCGATCCGGCTCCCCATCATCACCCCAGTCCAAGTCTTCCCATTGGGCCTGTTCCTCAGCGCTGAGCAAATCATAATCAATACCTTGGCCGGGAAAGCGCATATCCACCTGGGCCACCCGGGGCGGCACCAGGAAGCCGTCTTTGACGCCCTCGGCCAGCTCATAGGCATCGGTGGGCACGCCCTGTTCCAGCTCAAAGAGATCATAGGTGTTCTTGTCCACCTCTTCACGGGGGGTGGCGGTCAGGCCGACCAACAGGGCGTCGAAATAACGGAAGATAGCCCCGTATTTCCGGTACACGGAGCGGTGGGCCTCGTCAATGATGATCAGGTCAAAATGACCCACTCCAAAACAGGATTGACAAGATTGGCGGGCCGCTGTCCCCTTGCCCTCGTTCATGGTTTTATTTATCAGACCCATCATGGTGGGGTAAGTGCAGACCGCCACCCGGCCCTCAGTGCCCTTTTCCGTAACCAGATTAACCGGGCTGGATTCGGGCAGATGCTCCTTAAAGGCATTGCAGGCCTGCCTGACCAGGGAGATCCGATCCGCCAGAAACAGGGCACGTTTCACCCACCCGGCCCGTTGGAGGAGATCCACCAGGGCGATAGCGGTTCGGGTCTTACCGGTGCCCGTGGCCATGACCAGCAGGGCCTTGCGGCGGGCCTCGGTAAATTGGTCGGCAATACTGCGGATGGCCCGGATCTGGTAATAGCGGCCTGCGATTTCCTCCTTGACCTTGAGCTGCTTCAAGGGGGTGCAGCGGCTACGACGGAGGATCAGGCGGGTCAGCTCGTCCTTGGAGTAAAAGCCAGCCACCTGCCGGGGCGGATAGCTGGTATCGTCCCAGAGCCAAGTGCTGTAGCCGTTGGTGTAGAAGATGAGCGGGCGTTGACCATGCATCTGCTCCAGGCAGTCCGCATAGAGCTTGGCCTGCTGCTGACCTGCCTGGGGATCTGCGGTGCTCTTTTTCGCCTCCACCACGGCCAGGGGCCTGCCGTCATCACCCCAGAGCACATAATCGGCATAGCCAATGCCGATACCGATACCGGTGCTGGTGCTGGTGGAAGTGGGCATATTGCTGACCTTGTATTCCCGATCCTGGGGATCAGCCAGGGGCCAGCCAGCCCGGTGCAGGTCCACGTCGATCAGGGCATGCCGGGTCTCGGCCTCGGAGTAGTCATGGGGATCGGTTTGCTGCTCAGACTGGACCCGGAGAGCTGTGAGCTGTTCCCGCAGGGCCTGAATTTCCGCATCCAGGGCATCCCGTTCCTGCTGTTGCTTGAGGCTCTTTTCGTTCTGGGCCGCTAACCGGCTCTCCAGGGTTTCCAGCTCCTTGCGCGGCACCACGGCTTTGCTGTCCAAGGCTGGCAACACCAGATCATCACGCCAACCCGATGTTTTCAGGACAGCAGAAGGACTGTAGGTCCGCACCAGCCAGTGGCAAAAATGGTGGAGGTCTTTGACCGCCTGAAGCGCGTCGCTGCTGGGCACGGACCGGGTGTTATGGACAGCGGCATTGCCGAGCTTGTGGATCAGCTGGGCCTTGTGCAACACGGGCTGGGGCAGGAGATCCTGAAAGGTTGCTTCATAGAGCAGGGCACCCAGGTTGCGGGCATAGGGTTGGTGAAGGCTGCTGTCGTGGCGATAGAGCCAGTGGACAATGGCTTCCAGGGTGAAGCGGGCATGGAAGCAGGCAGCACGCGGGTCGCCCATGATGTGGCCTTCCGCCTTGATTGCGGATTCGGCGATGGTGCGGAACTCGGTAGGCAGGAAGGCGAAGTTGCTCATGGTGGATTAGAGGTCTCCGTTGAAGGCGCGTTGCTGGAGGGCTTCGAACAGGGTGTCCAGTTCGGCCAGGTGGGTTTTCATCCGGGACTTTTGTTGTTCTACGGATTTTACTATGGTGGCGAAGCGGTGTTGGAGAGGGAGGGGTGGCTTGGTTAATTGTATCCTTCTTACATCATTGAAATTTAACCCGGCCTTAACGCCCTCTCGATTCAGCCGAACGAACTGCGATTGTCCGCCATGTGATGCCAGTTGATAACTAACGAACACCGGATTTAATTCCTTAAATCGTAAAATTGCCAAGTGTTGGTTGATGTGAGCCTTCCCAATATCATTGGGAATAACAGCAGTTCGACCTAAATCCGCCGTGATGCTTAGAAGTACGTCGCCGGGCTCGACCTTGGTACGTTTTGCCTCCGCCGATTCTGGAGTGTTCACGTAAGCAATGTCACTGAGATCAAGCTTACCGTTTTTGAGATTTTGAATTCTAATGAATACATCTCCTGAATCAGCATAGTATTTTGCCCATCCCCGAGAGCCGCTCGTTAAAAAATGCACCTCATCCTCAACGAGTGTCACGTTCCATCCCATCGGATTGGTGATCGGGTCACCGAACATATCCAGAAAGGTGGATTGCAGGAAGGTGTCGAGCTGGGCGAGGGCCTCGCGGCGCTTGGCTCGCATGGCATCTGCCGCGTCCAGGATTTTTGCGATGCGCTTTTGCTCGGCTAAGGATGGGAGGGGGATTTCCATCTTAGCAAAAGAACTCTTTTTGACAATTTTGACGGTTGTCGACGGTGCGAAATGTTCAAGTAAGTGCGTCAATTTACAGGCAGCGTAGTAGCCGTACCGTGCTTCAACTTGGTTAGGATCAAAGATTATTGCGTTGATCTGCTGATTGGTTATGAGTGGAACTCCGGCAACACCTGTCTTGCCGAGTGAGCCGATACAGCAAACAAGAACTGCGTCTTTGGGCAGCATTCTACCACGTTCTGCGCCATCCATCGTAACGAATTCATTAGCAGTTGTGATTGGATCACGAAACCCGAGTTGAACTGGTGTGACAAACGGCACTTTGCCGCCCCAAAACTCAGCGTTGGACTTTGAGGGAGTTGAACCTGTAACTATTTCTCCGCAATCTTTAAGCGTTGCATGGGTAAATAGTGATGAGGGGTAAAGTCTCATTTGAATATTTCCTTCATCTTTTCCTCTTTCGTACCCAATGTTAAAACATCGGGCTATTATCATTCGGCCCCTCCGGGGCGGTAAAAGCGTCCCGGAGGGACAGCCAGCCAATAGCCCAGCGTTTTAA
This is a stretch of genomic DNA from Candidatus Electrothrix rattekaaiensis. It encodes these proteins:
- a CDS encoding DEAD/DEAH box helicase family protein: MSNFAFLPTEFRTIAESAIKAEGHIMGDPRAACFHARFTLEAIVHWLYRHDSSLHQPYARNLGALLYEATFQDLLPQPVLHKAQLIHKLGNAAVHNTRSVPSSDALQAVKDLHHFCHWLVRTYSPSAVLKTSGWRDDLVLPALDSKAVVPRKELETLESRLAAQNEKSLKQQQERDALDAEIQALREQLTALRVQSEQQTDPHDYSEAETRHALIDVDLHRAGWPLADPQDREYKVSNMPTSTSTSTGIGIGIGYADYVLWGDDGRPLAVVEAKKSTADPQAGQQQAKLYADCLEQMHGQRPLIFYTNGYSTWLWDDTSYPPRQVAGFYSKDELTRLILRRSRCTPLKQLKVKEEIAGRYYQIRAIRSIADQFTEARRKALLVMATGTGKTRTAIALVDLLQRAGWVKRALFLADRISLVRQACNAFKEHLPESSPVNLVTEKGTEGRVAVCTYPTMMGLINKTMNEGKGTAARQSCQSCFGVGHFDLIIIDEAHRSVYRKYGAIFRYFDALLVGLTATPREEVDKNTYDLFELEQGVPTDAYELAEGVKDGFLVPPRVAQVDMRFPGQGIDYDLLSAEEQAQWEDLDWGDDGEPDRFPDKVNAAAINNWLFNQDTVDKVLKYLMEHGHRVEGGDRLAKTIIFARNHQHAAFIEERFNANYRKYAGHFARVIDNTIKHAQNLIEEFEQQDKAPHIAISVDMLDTGIDVPAVANLVFFKPVFSKIKFWQMIGRGTRPCPDLFGPGQDKQDFRVLDFCFNFDFFQENPEGINAGDTAPLGTRLFQARVQLLSHIQSHPETDPDVQLATSLTDGLHREVKAMHRDNFIVRMHRQAVEQFQERTAWDRLSESDCMTLQREVAGLPSELASDNIKSRLFDLTALRMQLALIEGGSLERQRRRVMEIAQLLEEKRAVPAVAAQLAYLARVQEDGFWQGMTLAELEDLRLRFRELVPLLDKQERNLVYTDFQDQVLGVREEEPVYIPRMTGTQYEKKVTDYLRCHTNQLVIQRLKANEPLTALDLQGLENVLTEIGADEGKMLLSDLLKRNKTPSLAHFIRSLVGLDRAAAKTAFAQFLNDRSLTAPQIRFIELIIDQLTARGIMDAEALYNPPFTNLHSGGPEGIFAGKENLIKAVFTTLESLEPRVQGMIQERVG
- a CDS encoding restriction endonuclease subunit S, which produces MIIARCFNIGYERGKDEGNIQMRLYPSSLFTHATLKDCGEIVTGSTPSKSNAEFWGGKVPFVTPVQLGFRDPITTANEFVTMDGAERGRMLPKDAVLVCCIGSLGKTGVAGVPLITNQQINAIIFDPNQVEARYGYYAACKLTHLLEHFAPSTTVKIVKKSSFAKMEIPLPSLAEQKRIAKILDAADAMRAKRREALAQLDTFLQSTFLDMFGDPITNPMGWNVTLVEDEVHFLTSGSRGWAKYYADSGDVFIRIQNLKNGKLDLSDIAYVNTPESAEAKRTKVEPGDVLLSITADLGRTAVIPNDIGKAHINQHLAILRFKELNPVFVSYQLASHGGQSQFVRLNREGVKAGLNFNDVRRIQLTKPPLPLQHRFATIVKSVEQQKSRMKTHLAELDTLFEALQQRAFNGDL